From Hippoglossus stenolepis isolate QCI-W04-F060 chromosome 4, HSTE1.2, whole genome shotgun sequence, a single genomic window includes:
- the foxn1 gene encoding forkhead box protein N1, with amino-acid sequence MLMITPQITKVRDVCFTQQDAFTLRTAAVNRRHSADGTMGSGSGSAVGRGPVDSDRFHPYRRQYGDGAATAASCLQQCSSSFSCLQEGFSPDPSSPGSSSEGPPPPWDQYNSSIQSSYPELPAVPVEPSCFLSQSYPSYSSSRPLPQVSSRLYSNNEPSNSSKYSLQSLSTQSHQESITQSLFPKPIYSYSILIFMALKSSKTGSLPVSEIYSFMTEHFPYFKTAPDGWKNSVRHNLSLNKCFEKVENKNGNSSRKGCLWALNPAKVAKMQEELHKWRRKDPITVRRSMAKPDDLDRLVGERPDKLRSLPPYTSSSLLSRVTPFYSTSSSSCNPAQLRPPCQPVRRPHYNHILPQQPRYIPPTTDHPGNSFALCSPCGQQPPARGLNSFLAGKMPPVYNSALQADYSVGPRSMQDLLLEGDASYDIDTFNTCLTDLQLQGNLWEELREDTLVSDPQVTAASLSTPPVLQEPHIQTGCLQVMLPVGQTSQVTAVGRCKAGYEDEDAGGGRSLEQHGSLNGLHPVAYSGVENMAGYLTSCTTSISLM; translated from the exons ATGTTAATGATCACACCACAGATTACTAAAGTCAGGGACGTCTGCTTCACTCAGCAGGACGCCTTCACCCTGAGGACCGCAGCTGTGAACAGGAGGCACAGCGCTGATGGCACCATGGGTTCAGGATCAGGGTCAGCAGTTGGCAGAGGTCCCGTCGATTCCGACCGATTCCACCCATACCGCAGACAGTACGGAGATGGAGCAGCGACGGCCGCAAGTTGCCTCCAGCAGTGCTCTTCTTCCTTCAGCTGTCTGCAGGAGGGGTTCAGTCCAGACCCAAGTTCACCGGGGTCCAGCAGCGAGGGGCCACCACCACCCTGGGACCAATACAACAGCAGCATTCAG AGTTCGTACCCAGAGCTACCAGCTGTACCAGTGGAGccctcctgcttcctgtctcaGAGTTACCCATCTTACAGCTCATCCAGGCCTCTACCACAG GTCTCGTCCAGACTCTACTCTAACAATGAGCCTTCCAACAGCTCCAAATATTCTCTCCAAAGTCTCTCCACTCAATCTCATCAGGAGAGCATCACTCAGTCCCTCTTCCCTAAACCCATCTACTCTTACAG TATCCTGATCTTCATGGCTCTGAAGAGTAGTAAAACAGGAAGTCTGCCCGTCAGTGAGATCTACAGCTTCATGACGGAACACTTCCCATATTTCAAG ACAGCTCCCGATGGTTGGAAGAACTCAGTGCGTCACAACCTCTCCCTGAACAAGTGCTTTGAGAAGGTGGAGAACAAAAATGGGAACTCGTCCCGTAAAGGCTGTCTGTGGGCTCTCAATCCTGCCAAGGTGGCGAAgatgcaggaggagctgcacaAGTGGCGACGCAAAGACCCCATCACTGTTCGCAGAAGCATGGCGAAGCCAG ACGACCTTGATCGTCTTGTGGGAGAGAGACCAGACAAGCTCAGATCTTTACCTCCTTACACCAGCTCATCCCTCTTATCCAGAGTGACTCCATTTTACAGCACCTCCTCGTCTTCTTGCAACCCGGCCCAGCTCCGACCGCCCTGCCAACCTGTGCGGCGTCCACATTACAACCATATTCTGCCACAGCAGCCCCGCTACATTCCCCCCACCACAGATCACCCCGGCAACTCATTTGCCCTGTGCTCGCCCTGTGGACAGCAACCTCCAGCTAGAGGCCTGAACTCATTCCTAGCAGGAAAGATGCCACCGGTTTATAATTCTGCTCTGCAGGCTGATTACAGTGTTGGCCCCAGGAGTATGCAGGACTTACTGTTGGAGGGAGATGCCAGTTATGACATTGACACGTTTAACACCTGTCTGACTGACCTGCAGCTGCAAG GTAACCTCTGGGAGGAGTTGAGGGAGGACACCCTGGTGTCAGATCCACAAGTTACCGCTGCATCGCTGTCCACCCCTCCTGTCCTGCAGGAGCCCCACATCCAGACCGGCTGCCTGCAGGTGATGCTGCCTGTGGGTCAGACGTCACAGGTGACTGCTGTGGGTCGATGTAAAGCCGGGTATGAAGACGAGGATGCCGGCGGTGGACGAAGCTTGGAGCAGCATGGCAGTTTGAATGGACTTCATCCTGTGGCTTATTCAGGGGTGGAGAACATGGCTGGTTATCTGACCTCCTGCACCACATCCATCTCCTTAATGTAA